TCAACACTGCAAAACCGGCCATCTTGGGGAGCTACTACTTCTGTAACAAGTGGAAAGCTAGGGAACAAGAAAGCCACAGCCTTGGCTGTGGGCTGCAGGACTGTTCCACCTCAACTGAGATCCAGGCATGAGAAAGCTGCAGGCTTTGCTCCAGGGTGCGCTGCAGCTTTGGGATTCACACCAGTGTTGTGATTGCCTCACGCCCTGTCTTAGCCCTCCTAGCTCAGTTGGGTTCCAGACTAAAACCTGGCATGCGTGCATCTGAACAGCAAAGCTTAAATCACGTTTGAATCTCTATCAAGTGTAGTTACAGAAATACAGGTTTTTACTTTCactgtagttttttgttgttgttgttgttttactttccAGCCTCTGCCATCCAGGAAGGCACGCCAGAAAAACAGTTGGAAGAGATGCTGAGCAAACCTATCAGAATCTTATGACATCTAACTAGCCCCTTGCTATggtgtgaatgtttgtgtcccggcaaaattcatatgttgaaacccaacGCCCATGGTGATGGTACTAACAGGTGAAGCCtctgggaggtgatgaggtcatgaggactctgctctcatgaatgggattagtttccatgtaaaagaggcctgagggagcttGTTTGTCTCTTCCACCATGAGGACACATAGAAAGTACCatctataggccaggcacagtgactcacgactgtaattccaacactttgggaggctgaggcaggcggatcacatggggtcgggagatggagaccagcctgaccaacatggagaaaccccatctttactaaaaatacaaaattagccaggcatggtggcgcatgccagtaatcgcagctactcgggaggctgaggcaagagaatcgcttgaacccaggagacggaggttgtggtgagccaagatggcgccattgcaccccagcctgggcaacaagagcaaaactctgtctcaaaaaaacaaaaaaacaaaataccatctatgagagacaggttctcaccagACACAAAATCTGCATGTGCCTTGAACCTCcctgtctccagaactgtgagcagtaaatttctgttgtttctgaattaccagtctcaggtattttgttagagcTACCCAAATGTACTAAGACAGAAACCCCCTTCACCATTTCCCCCCGGCGCCCTCCTCTAACTCTTAGCTCTGTATTACAGTGCTACTCCTGGAAAGGTTTCTCTTCTCACCGTCTTAACTTCCTAACCTCCCACTCATTTCTTAACCTACAAAATACtattagggccgggcatggtggctcatacctgtaatcccagcactttgggaggtggaggtaggtggatcacttgaggtcaggagttcgggaccagcctggccaacatggtgaaactctgtctctactggaaaaataaataaataaataaataaaataatatatatatatatatatatatatatatatataattgcatCTCTGTTGAAACACCTCATATCATAGGACCTATCCAGTCTCTctgcttttttccccttctatTCTCCTTCCACTCCTATTTAGTGTCTTCCAACTTCTGCATTTAGCATCTCACTCTTCTAAGTCTGTATATTCTGATCCTACCTACCTGTCCAGCATTATCTACCATAGGGGTTAATCCCCTGTACCCTAATATGAGACATAACATCTTTCCCAAGAATAGACTCAGATCTCCAACTGCATCCTGAATGTGTCCACCTGAATATCACGAGCACCTCAAATGCAACATGTCCAATACTAAATTCATGGTCTTATTTGTCATTCTTTGAATCTGATATTCAAAATCTGTTCTTCTCCTCTGCACTATCTGTGTGTAACCTGCACAACTTCACCCACGTGCTGAAGCTAGAGCCCTGGAAGtaaatttgattcttctcttcccttttctgttACTATATTCTAACTGTCTCGAAGGCCCATACATTCAGTGTAAGGCTTTTACCTGAGTTCTGAGTTTAACAGTTGCTCTTTAAAGAAAGACCTCAGACATGCACATTCTAGCACTTTATTGGAAACTGGTTGTGTACAtcaatgagatcacatcaaagtAAAAGCAGCATTTTCACACAATAATATCCCGATATCTGTGCTATCTTCTTACATAATTTAATAAATCCCAAGATGCTCCTGATTTTGGTATTGAAGAGCTTGAGTGGTCCAGAAATATCTCTACATAAATATAAATCATCACATCTAAAATAACCATCATTGTTTTAGTAGGTCCCAAAAGTCCTGGGAACACCTCTTAAAATATAATTGCCGTAGGCTGGCTGCAGAGCTGGTGGGAGGGAGTGAAGGGGGTGCATGTGGAGCTAATTACAGCAGGAGCTGGGCAGAGGGACACACACAAGGGGATGGGGGCCAGAGATCCCGAAAGGTGGGCAGGGAACTCAGTCACCCTGCATTTTCCAACATTGCTCGAGTGTCAAAGCTAACAGATGTGAGACTCCAGTGCAGAAAGAAGCCCATCACCCCAACTCCCTTGGCAGTGCCCAAAGATGGCACAGCCTTCCTTCAGATTACACAGGGGCAGAGATTCAGGAATACAGAAGGTTCTGGAAAGCTCTACCCATCACCCTCCAAACTGAGAAAACATGAAGGAACATGAAGGAATGGCAccttaaagaaaataactttggGCCAAAGTGCTGCTGGCCCCTTGGAATGGGGACAGGGTGCTCTTGGCTTGGTTTGACCTGAGGGGCACGGGCAAAGTCTGCTCCGCCCCCAATATCTCCCTCACCACCTTTAAGGCCATCATCAGCAATCAGGTTCTCTGGTTCTTGAAAGCTTCTCAGCACTCAGCATAACACCCTTATATCTGTGGTAGCTTTACTGCTCACAAACAGCTTTCACATCCACTAAGTCAGGTGGTTCTCACATCCCTATGAGGTAGAAAGGGCAGGGATCACCATCCCCATTTGAAAGATAAGGAACCTGGAACTCAGAGAGTTAGGTCCCCTGACCAAATTCACACAGCTGGTTCATGTCAGAATCAAAACCAGAACTCAGGTCCATGCCCCAAAGTCCCTCCTGCTGCTTCTCTGAAGACAGGAAGAGGCTGGGGACAGGATGCCTGTCCTCATCCCTCACCCAGCCCTCTTGGGAGGCTGTCAAACAGCCCCACTGAGGATCGGATGAGTCCGCATGCGATAGATGATTACTGCAGTGGCTGGGCACAGCAACAACGAGGTCATGATGACAATGGTGGCCAAGATGATGAGGACAATAACCCAGATATCCAGGATGTGCTTGGGAAGCACGACTTCCATGGGGACTTGGCtgactgcatccatgttgcttcacTCTGCAACAGACAAGAAAGGAAGATCACTGTTGTGtactctctccctgcctccctggttAGAGGGAAACCCTCAGGAGTCAGAAGCCTGGGTCACTTACCAGATATGTAAACTTTAAGGTTCCCTGATTAGTAATTACGAGGGCTTCATTTACTGAGGGCTTCCTATTGCCAGACCTGTGCTAGACACTTTATGTCTATTAACACATTCAGTCCTTACTTGAACCACTGGCCCTATAAGGCAGGGACTAtaattattgttttctatttcttggcCTTTGCCTTCCGTTacacccattttacagttgaggactCTAAAGTCTTAAAAGACAAGATGTCATTAATTTGACCAAGAATGTGAACCCAGATGGGTGGGACTCCAAAGCCTTCCTGCTTAACTATTAAGCTACCATACTACCAGTctgttctctcatctgtaaaataagagatGCATTGTTTTTGGTCCTATACCCCTTCTCCCATTCTCTCCTTTCTGGGGAGAACCTACCTATTCTGTGTGGTTTCACTGGGACACTGACCTGAGCACAGGGATGGATATGTGACCCAGAGTTGACCATTATAAATCTCCATAACCACAAATCAGAGTTAGGAAAGTGACCCAGGCTAGGTCAACCAAAGTCTTCCCCACAGAGCTTTTATGCACAAGCTCTTGGGAAAGATGATCCTTTCTCCTGGGATTGCTAAATTGAAAGGATGTGAGTCTGGAGAAAATTGGCCTGAGGCTATCTCTCCCAAAAGTGGTGAGCCTGTCCTAGAGCTGGAAAGACTGATGGAGCCTCAGTGACCTCATGTGAGCACCTGAATCCAGCCAAGATTGATGCCATCTGCAACTCTAGACATCCCAGACATACGAGCCAATAATTCCGTTTTTGCTTAAGCATTGTCCACTAGGTGTCTTTCACTTGCAGCTAAAGGAGTTCAGATGCATAAGGGTGTAAATCAGCTGTTTCAGTCATGTTCAATTCACTGAATCCTTAGTGTCTTAGTCATTTTTTAACAGCATCCTAGGTCAAAATAAATACTGGGCAGTTCCATTTATTAAGTAGTTAGGCtcaaacaatttatttatttatttattcctttttaattttatttttccataagttactggggtacaggtggtacgtggttacatgagtaagttctttagtggtgatttgtgagatgttggtgcacccatcacccatgtatacactgcaccatatttgtagtctgcCCCTCTCCCACTGTTCCCCTCAAGTCACCAAAGTCCatattatcattcttatgcctttgcgtcctcatagcttagctcccacatatcagtgagaacatacgatgtttggtgttctattcctgagttacatcacttagaataatagactccaatctcatccaggtcactgcaaatgctgttaattcgttcctttttatggctgcatagtattccatcatgtgtatatctcacagtttctttatccacttgttgattgatgggcatttgggtttgttccatgattttgcaattatgaattgtgctgctataaacatgcgtgtgcaagtatctttttcgaataatgacttcctctgggtagatacccagtagtgggactgctggatcaaaaggtagtcctacttttagttatttaaggaaactccacactgttttctatagtggctgtactagtttacattcccaccagcagtgtagaagtgttccctgttcaccacatccacaccagcatttactgttttctgattttttttttttatggccattcttgcaggattaaggtggtatcgcattgtggttttgatttgcatttccctgatcattagtaatgctgatcattttttcatatgtttttgaccatttgtacatcttcttttgagaattgtctgttcatgtccttagcccactttttgatgggattgtttggttttttcttgctgatttgtttgagtttgttgtagattctagatattagtcctttgtcagatgtatagattgtgaagattttctccactctgggttgtctgtttactctgctgactgttccttttgccaggcaaaagctctttaatttaattcggttccagctatttatctttgttttattgcatttgcttatgggttcttggtcatgaaatccttgcccaagccaatgtctagaagggtttttccaaagttatcttctagaatttttatagtttcaggtcacagagttaagtccttaatccatcttgcgTTGTTTTTTatgaggtgagagatgaggatccagtttcattctgctacatgtggctagccaattatcccagcaccatttgttgaaaagggtgtcacttccccattgtatgtttttgtttgctttgttaaaGGTCAGTTTGCTGTAAGTATtcgggtttatttctgggttccctattctgttccattagtctatgtgcctatttttataccagtaccatgctattttggtgactatggcctcatagtgtagtttgaaatcaagtagtgtgatgcctccagatttgttctttttgcttagtcttgctttgactatgcaggctcttttttggttccatatgaattttggaattgttttttctaattctgtgaggaatgatggtggtattctgATGGTGATtgcgttgaatttgtagattgcttttggcagtatggttattttcacaatacttattctacccatccatgagcatggaatgtgtttccatttgtttgtatcatctatgatttctttttagcagtgttttgtacaagaaaaactacaaaacgctgctgaaagaaatcacagacgaAACAATCAAACAACTTAATATGTATTTATGGCCTAACAACTTAGTAGCTGTTTgaaaaaaaacatgcaaattgaaaaaaaaaagtttttatttcattcttagcTAGTTACTAATGGAATATATGCACCTGCTGGACACTGTGTAACTTTTCAAACTTTGGACTAATATTGGACAATGCCATCCTCACTTATTATTCCACATTAATTTTTCCCCAGTACTTGCCATACCACGCAACCACCAAAAAATCaacttcaggctgggtgcagtggctcaggcctataaccCACTTTGGAAacccaaggtggaaggattggttgagcctaggagttcaagcccagcctgagcaatatagtgagattttaattctaatttagtctaatttaattctaattagattggcatggtggcttgtacctgtagtcccagctacctgggaggctgagatggaaggattgcttgagcccaggaggtccaggctatagtgagccatgatcacaccactgcactccagcctgggtgacagagcaagaccctatatcaaaaaaaatttttgcaatcaacTTCATAAATTATAACATTAATAAAAGGCATGTAGTAAGATTAGTGTTAAACTGTGAACTATCTTAAGCTAGTCATTTGTAAAGTGTCTGAGAGATGTTGTCAAATATCACTATTTCTgtcaaaaatcttaaaaatcctGCAGCACTCCCCTCCTTCTAGTGAGTTCACTGGGGCTCCCAGGACACTTCAGTGCACAGCTTGGGAACCATCAATGTAATACATTCCCTGCCCAGAGGGCGCAAGGCTGGAACTATCTCCTGCAGTTCCTTTCAAATGTAAGATCGACAATTCTGTGATTCTAGGTTCCAAGCAAAATTCCTAATTGCAATCCTATTTCCTATTCTTATCTAATCACTAACTTTTCCTTTCTAATGCCCTTGGCTCAATGTCCGCTGTTGCCGCCCTAAGTAAGGTATTGATCACCATACCCAAAGGAGAGTACCCAAGAAATACATACAAGGATGTTACTTTCTGCATTATTTGTTAAGGCAACAGACACAACAAGTGTCCATTAATAGTAAAATGAAGAAGGGTATATCTATATAATGGGATGCCATGCAACaattttcatgtattcattcactcacccattcattcattcattcatttaacaagtatATAGTGCTTACTCCACATCAATCATTGTTCCAAATGcattacaaatattaatttacttaATTAATACAGCTACTATGAAAAATGgaatggaggttcctcaaataactgaaaatagaGTCACTATATGATCTCAGTAATCTCACTTCTGGGCATATAACCAAAGgatttgaaatcagtatgtcaagagatttctgcactcccatgttcatttcagcattattcacaagaacCAAGTTATGGAATAAACCTAAGTGTCTATTAACCATGAATGGATAGAGATAATGTGGCATAtactcaatggaatattatttagccttagaaaagaaggaaattagtGCCATTTGcgacaacatagatgaacatgAAGACTTTATGCTAAAGgacataagccaggcacagaaagacaaatatctcaaGTTCTCATTTATATATAGAAGCTAAAAATATCAGACGCATAGAAGCAGAAAGCAAAGCCtctggtggttaccagaggctggaaggtGGGGGGAATGGGGAGATATTGGCCAAAGGGTATTATGTTTCAGTTAGGCAGGAGGAATAAATAAGTACtgagataaaaaaattaatttatttaatagtcaTTTAAGAGGAATCTGATCTGTAGTGAGATCCAAAAGTTTTAagtggaaaaaatagaaataaagtgcagaaCAGTGTGTATAGGATGATTCCTTTGGTTCAGATTTGTAGAATTAAGTAGGTAAATAGGTGAGGATATATACGGGAAAATTACTTTCTGAGTGTACTCTCAAGAAAGTGTTAATAGTGGTTACCTTTTCGGGAGCTGGACTAGGAATAAGAGGTTTTgcttttcattcttcattcataAAACATGATTTTATGCCATTTGAATTTTCTCAACATGAGCATTTattacttctaatttttttatgcCAACTGGGTTAAGGGGACAAagaggctttttttgtttttgtcttaataATTCTccatcttaaaaagtaaaaacacacatatacaattttaaaatcaaataaaattaagagATGACACTAGATCAGTAGTCACCAAATGCCATATGCCATGGTAAGTGACCTTAAGACAGTATAAAAGAACACTGATTTCTGGGTCTCAATCCATACATACTGAATTAGACTCAAAGGGGATGAGGAGGAGCCCTTTTTTCCCATTGTCAAGGTGATTCCAACGTACAGCCAGATTTGGGAACCTCTGGACTCAACAAATCTTTAAGACCCCTAAGGCCTTTTCTGGCATTAAGATTTGGGAATTGATTCCCAGgtgctctgctgccaggctgggcAGATCTGGGCAAGTTCCCAGATGAAGGAGAAGCCTCTGACAAAGCTCCCCAGGGCCATAGGATTATCTGCCGAGCTTGCAGAGGAGACAGAATCACAGGCTGGCCCTGTCTCAGCCTAGGAAGTGGAGTAACTTTCTCCAAAGTCTAAGACACAGAAGCATGAGTCACAGGAGACTGAAACTGTTAGAGGACCGGGGGCGGGATAAATCATTCTTTGCGGTCTCCTGACTACATCAACAGCTAGCTGCCTTAGACTAAAGGAACCCCACAAGAGTCCTTTCCTGTAAACCCATTAACATCAGACAGTCTTCGTGACTTCAAATGCCAGGAATATATAATCACCTTGGCTGATTTTCATAAGCAAAGCCTGTCAGATACAGGAACTCAGGCTTCAGGGCTCATCCACAATCAAGAATCCTGGAACATTAAAGCTAGAATGAGTGCCATTTCACCGATGGTGAAACTGAGGTCCGGGGGGTCTTCCTCCTGCAGTCTTACTCCTTAAGGGAATAATCATTCAAATACATAGATCTGATCATGTCGCTGCCCCTaactaaaacaaaatagaagaagTAGATGAATAAACGAAATTCTTCTGTAACCTGTATCCTAGACTGTAACAATATTACTCT
The Symphalangus syndactylus isolate Jambi chromosome 7, NHGRI_mSymSyn1-v2.1_pri, whole genome shotgun sequence genome window above contains:
- the SMIM3 gene encoding small integral membrane protein 3; translation: MDAVSQVPMEVVLPKHILDIWVIVLIILATIVIMTSLLLCPATAVIIYRMRTHPILSGAV